A genomic segment from bacterium encodes:
- a CDS encoding ATP-binding cassette domain-containing protein — MADSQRIILELANVASGYGNRAVLTGVGISVGKGELIVIEGATGAGKTTLIRLLLGVQPARSGYVRVLGSDVARVSSATLTQLRRQMGVVFQIPQFLAQESVMTNVALPLLIAGISSSKSRALATRALMDAGLTGSARKRPGQLSGGEQARLQIARALIHHPQLILADEPFAHLDPESVAAAESLLATAHARGSAVLITTHSPTRLADRAVRYRMEGGKLACQS; from the coding sequence ATGGCGGATTCGCAGCGAATCATACTGGAATTGGCGAACGTCGCCTCCGGCTACGGCAACCGAGCCGTTCTGACCGGAGTCGGTATCTCCGTGGGCAAGGGAGAGCTGATCGTTATCGAGGGCGCAACCGGAGCGGGCAAGACCACTCTCATTCGATTGCTGTTGGGAGTGCAACCGGCCCGCTCCGGCTATGTCCGGGTGCTGGGCAGTGACGTGGCGCGGGTCTCCTCCGCCACTCTGACGCAGCTTCGCCGGCAGATGGGAGTCGTATTCCAGATTCCGCAGTTCCTCGCGCAGGAGAGCGTGATGACCAACGTCGCGCTCCCGCTGCTCATCGCCGGCATTTCCTCGTCGAAGAGTCGAGCGCTGGCGACGCGCGCGCTGATGGACGCGGGTCTGACCGGCAGTGCACGCAAGCGGCCCGGCCAGCTTTCGGGAGGCGAGCAGGCGCGCTTGCAGATCGCCCGCGCGCTCATTCATCATCCCCAACTCATTCTGGCCGATGAACCGTTTGCTCACTTGGACCCCGAATCGGTCGCGGCCGCCGAATCGCTGCTGGCCACTGCGCATGCTCGCGGGTCGGCCGTGCTGATTACGACCCACAGTCCGACGCGACTCGCCGACCGCGCCGTGCGCTATCGAATGGAAGGAGGAAAACTCGCGTGCCAGTCCTGA
- a CDS encoding permease-like cell division protein FtsX has product MLNLGLAWRLGLGLLRSRPTLTILAVGLLALGTALIGGLFGTMYLLRNLQTQFLTALTIEIELTYDTEPARTRVMAMAETWPDVEFVQYVPPETVLREVEAETGEDLSALFDVNPFPACVRVRFGHAELRTLDSLGEAAERMPEVSQVVFPRTLWTDLERLGSRVQGGFGWIAALAVLVAIVLVGFCLRAQVRIHQATWEFLAVMGTSRRTFDLTLFIQEILIGAFGGLLACAGLVLLTSAYTLLLLRPISFPFWFHLTVWLTAILLAIIAGLVSPRRFSFRAPRK; this is encoded by the coding sequence ATGTTGAATCTCGGATTGGCATGGCGGCTCGGACTCGGGCTGCTGCGTTCGCGACCGACGCTGACGATTCTGGCGGTGGGTCTTTTGGCTCTCGGAACCGCTCTAATCGGCGGATTGTTCGGCACGATGTATTTGCTGCGGAATCTCCAAACTCAGTTCCTAACCGCGCTGACCATCGAAATCGAGCTCACGTATGACACCGAACCGGCGCGAACCCGCGTGATGGCCATGGCCGAGACCTGGCCTGACGTGGAGTTCGTGCAGTACGTTCCCCCGGAAACGGTGTTACGAGAAGTGGAGGCCGAAACCGGAGAAGATCTCAGTGCGCTCTTCGATGTGAATCCGTTTCCGGCCTGCGTTCGCGTGCGTTTCGGTCACGCCGAATTGCGCACGCTGGACAGCCTCGGCGAGGCCGCCGAGCGCATGCCCGAGGTTTCGCAGGTCGTGTTTCCGCGAACTTTGTGGACCGATCTCGAACGGTTGGGTTCGCGGGTGCAGGGCGGATTCGGGTGGATCGCCGCGCTTGCCGTGTTGGTCGCGATTGTTTTGGTGGGTTTCTGCCTGCGGGCGCAAGTCCGCATTCATCAGGCAACGTGGGAATTCCTGGCGGTCATGGGTACATCGCGCCGGACGTTCGATCTCACGCTGTTCATTCAAGAGATTCTGATCGGCGCTTTCGGGGGGCTGCTGGCCTGCGCCGGGCTGGTTCTCCTGACCTCGGCCTATACACTTCTGCTGCTTCGTCCCATCTCCTTTCCCTTCTGGTTTCATCTCACCGTTTGGCTGACGGCGATCCTGCTAGCAATCATTGCCGGCTTGGTCAGCCCCCGCCGCTTCTCGT